The proteins below are encoded in one region of Amycolatopsis magusensis:
- a CDS encoding MFS transporter → MTRLGRNRDYRLLWTGQVVSEAGFSTTMIAFPLLVLAITGSAAQSGLVVGAVAIAQLVAGLPAGALVDRWPRKRIMLACEAAQAVAAAGLVLALWWQAGGVGLLVAVAVVMGVCRALFEPAEDASLPGLVPTAQVPAAVALNSARTSAGQLSGTALGGFLFAVGRLVPFAFDALTHVFAFFSLLFVRLPGRQAPAERPPAHLGREIAEGLRWVWRQPGLRVTTLCVVGLNLFFSAYYLVIIVLANDRGVPAGEIGVMAAMLGAGGILGALAAPYLHRKLNPYLVVAGVFWALTALTPLAVFVHSGYLMGVLFAAIAFLPPAANTAISTYQLLSTPDELRGRLGGVLGVTGGLAAALGPALGGWLVEALPGTTAVLVCAGAIAVVTLLATTSGTLRATARPRELEGTPGS, encoded by the coding sequence GTGACCCGGCTCGGGCGCAACCGCGACTACCGGCTCCTGTGGACCGGGCAGGTGGTGTCCGAGGCGGGGTTCAGCACCACGATGATCGCCTTCCCCTTGCTGGTGCTGGCGATCACCGGGTCCGCCGCCCAGTCGGGGCTCGTCGTCGGCGCGGTCGCGATCGCCCAGCTGGTCGCGGGCCTGCCCGCCGGGGCTCTGGTGGACCGCTGGCCACGCAAGCGGATCATGCTCGCCTGCGAGGCGGCGCAGGCGGTGGCCGCCGCGGGGCTCGTGCTCGCCCTGTGGTGGCAGGCAGGCGGCGTCGGGCTGCTGGTCGCGGTGGCCGTCGTGATGGGCGTGTGCCGCGCCCTGTTCGAACCGGCGGAGGACGCGAGCCTGCCCGGGCTGGTGCCCACCGCGCAGGTGCCCGCGGCGGTCGCCCTGAACTCGGCGAGGACCAGCGCGGGACAGCTCTCGGGCACGGCACTCGGCGGCTTCCTGTTCGCCGTGGGGCGGCTGGTCCCGTTCGCCTTCGACGCGCTCACGCACGTCTTCGCGTTCTTTTCCCTGTTGTTCGTCCGGTTGCCCGGCAGGCAGGCGCCCGCGGAGCGGCCTCCGGCGCACCTCGGCCGGGAGATCGCCGAAGGGCTGCGGTGGGTCTGGCGCCAACCCGGGCTGCGCGTCACGACGCTGTGCGTGGTCGGCCTCAACCTGTTCTTCTCCGCTTACTACCTGGTCATCATCGTGCTGGCGAACGACCGCGGGGTGCCCGCGGGCGAGATCGGCGTGATGGCGGCCATGCTCGGCGCCGGCGGCATCCTCGGCGCGCTGGCCGCGCCGTACCTGCACCGCAAGCTCAACCCGTACCTGGTGGTCGCCGGGGTGTTCTGGGCGCTGACCGCGCTGACCCCGCTCGCGGTCTTCGTGCACAGCGGCTACCTGATGGGCGTGTTGTTCGCGGCCATCGCCTTCCTGCCCCCGGCCGCGAACACGGCCATCAGCACCTACCAGCTGCTGTCCACCCCGGACGAACTGCGCGGCCGTCTCGGCGGGGTGCTCGGGGTGACCGGCGGCCTGGCCGCCGCGCTCGGCCCCGCGCTGGGCGGCTGGCTGGTCGAAGCCCTGCCCGGCACCACGGCGGTGCTCGTGTGCGCGGGCGCCATCGCGGTGGTCACCCTCCTGGCGACCACGAGCGGCACGCTGCGGGCCACGGCCCGGCCGCGCGAACTCGAAGGAACACCCGGCTCATAA
- a CDS encoding MbtH family protein — MDENTTFQVLVNDEEQYSLWPADKEVPAGWRPDGTTGTRQECMDHVDEVWTDMRPRSLRERMAAE; from the coding sequence ATGGACGAGAACACCACCTTCCAGGTCCTGGTCAACGACGAGGAGCAGTACTCGCTCTGGCCCGCCGACAAGGAGGTCCCGGCGGGCTGGCGCCCCGACGGCACCACCGGCACGCGCCAGGAGTGCATGGACCACGTGGACGAGGTGTGGACCGACATGCGCCCCCGCAGCCTGCGCGAACGCATGGCGGCCGAGTAG
- a CDS encoding TetR/AcrR family transcriptional regulator yields MSSQSAGPAPRPAPQRRRADAQRNYDLLVAAARDVFQDQGVDAPLDDIARRAGVGNATMYRHFPTRRELIIAVYAEEVSELCARGDSLLAENSPGDALFDWLQDFIAHVAAKRELALSITDDRTGRRPALFDRWHHSMHTAASALLTRAQTASAVRADLTAAELLALASGIALATTDATQAERLVLLVRQGTDASSTPDDSIR; encoded by the coding sequence ATGTCCTCGCAGAGCGCCGGACCTGCGCCGCGTCCGGCACCCCAGCGTCGTCGCGCGGACGCCCAGCGCAACTACGACCTGCTCGTGGCCGCGGCCAGGGACGTCTTCCAGGACCAGGGCGTCGACGCCCCGCTCGACGACATCGCCCGCCGGGCCGGCGTCGGCAACGCCACGATGTACCGGCACTTCCCGACCCGTCGCGAACTGATCATCGCCGTCTACGCCGAAGAAGTCTCCGAGCTCTGCGCCCGGGGCGATTCCCTCCTGGCCGAGAACTCTCCCGGCGACGCCCTCTTCGACTGGCTCCAGGACTTCATCGCCCACGTGGCAGCCAAACGGGAACTGGCGCTGTCGATCACCGATGACCGCACCGGCCGGCGCCCCGCGTTGTTCGACCGCTGGCACCACTCGATGCACACAGCCGCGTCCGCACTGCTGACCCGCGCGCAAACCGCCAGTGCTGTCCGCGCCGACCTCACCGCGGCGGAACTTCTGGCCCTGGCCAGCGGGATCGCCCTGGCCACCACCGACGCCACTCAAGCAGAGCGACTCGTCCTCCTGGTCAGACAGGGCACGGACGCTTCCTCGACACCAGACGACAGCATCCGCTGA
- a CDS encoding ester cyclase: MSQEDTAHPGPGEIHRRCVESYAQVLEGRLEDALKLIDPEVVDHRGGTQGDHRGREAWRQKWEQMSASSAFHDVSVTIEQNVVSGDTSVNRYTIRGTATDSGRRYEVLGLDMVRVRDGRILEHWALLDEDAMRDQLARVPARPPHRS; this comes from the coding sequence ATGTCGCAGGAAGACACCGCGCACCCGGGGCCGGGGGAGATTCACCGGCGCTGCGTCGAGAGTTACGCGCAGGTCCTGGAAGGCCGGCTCGAAGACGCGCTGAAGCTGATCGACCCCGAGGTCGTCGACCACCGGGGAGGCACCCAGGGCGATCATCGGGGACGCGAAGCCTGGCGGCAGAAGTGGGAGCAGATGAGCGCGAGCAGCGCGTTCCACGACGTGTCGGTGACGATCGAGCAGAACGTCGTCTCCGGTGACACCTCCGTCAACCGGTACACCATCCGGGGCACCGCCACGGACTCCGGCCGACGCTACGAAGTCCTCGGCTTGGACATGGTCCGCGTCCGCGACGGCCGAATCCTCGAGCACTGGGCACTGCTTGACGAAGACGCGATGCGCGACCAGTTGGCCCGTGTGCCGGCCCGCCCTCCGCACCGGAGCTGA
- a CDS encoding serine hydrolase domain-containing protein, translating to MTRSLPVPPRTFRARAPLAGIILLVSAVAMGCGDNGGEAAVTTEAEVAPAAVLAENLATVRPGNAAVQQAMNRAVAENGVPGMVAEVLEGHRSWFGRAGVADTATGREQDPRERIRIGSAAKAFTATVVLQLEAAGELDLDDKVEKWLPGLVRGNGSDGREITIRHLLNHTSGIFNYGNDAEIAKTGQAFFEHRFDSYTPGQLVEVGLRNPRYFAEPGDGFVYSNTGYILAGMIIEKVTGNTLADEIRQRIVLPLHLEGTYLPGEEVEIRGPHPRHYSTLFVNEPGAQVYDVTEQNVSYGWAAGGMVSTVEDVTQFTRDLLQGRILPPAQQREMFTMVRTVVKDPATGTEIEPWISGTTYGLGAWSWTLGCGREVWGIGGAISGAMTFSFGTRDGKLLVGLGMNTDQMTPDLTTVRSVLEAKLCPAGP from the coding sequence GTGACCAGATCCCTGCCTGTCCCGCCCAGGACATTCCGTGCCCGCGCGCCCCTGGCGGGCATCATCCTGCTCGTTTCGGCGGTGGCGATGGGGTGCGGCGACAACGGCGGCGAAGCGGCCGTCACGACGGAGGCGGAGGTCGCCCCGGCGGCCGTCTTGGCGGAGAACCTGGCGACGGTGCGTCCCGGCAATGCCGCCGTTCAGCAGGCCATGAACCGGGCCGTCGCCGAAAACGGGGTGCCCGGCATGGTCGCCGAGGTCCTCGAAGGCCACCGAAGCTGGTTCGGCAGGGCCGGGGTGGCCGACACCGCGACCGGTCGAGAGCAAGATCCGCGCGAGCGGATCCGCATCGGCAGCGCCGCCAAGGCGTTCACCGCCACGGTCGTGCTGCAGTTGGAGGCCGCCGGAGAGCTGGACCTCGACGACAAGGTGGAGAAGTGGCTGCCCGGCCTGGTCCGCGGCAACGGCAGCGACGGCCGCGAGATCACCATCAGGCACCTGCTCAACCACACCAGCGGCATCTTCAACTACGGCAACGACGCGGAGATCGCGAAGACCGGGCAGGCCTTTTTCGAGCACCGCTTCGACAGCTACACCCCCGGGCAACTGGTGGAGGTCGGCCTGCGCAACCCGCGCTACTTCGCCGAACCCGGTGACGGCTTCGTCTACTCCAACACCGGCTACATCCTCGCCGGGATGATCATCGAGAAGGTGACCGGCAATACGCTCGCCGACGAGATCCGGCAGCGGATCGTCCTCCCGCTCCACCTGGAAGGGACCTACCTGCCAGGCGAGGAAGTGGAGATACGCGGGCCCCACCCACGGCACTACTCGACACTGTTCGTGAACGAGCCCGGCGCCCAGGTCTACGACGTGACCGAGCAGAACGTGTCCTACGGCTGGGCGGCCGGTGGCATGGTCTCCACGGTCGAGGACGTCACCCAGTTCACCCGGGACCTGCTCCAAGGACGAATCCTCCCACCCGCCCAGCAACGGGAGATGTTCACCATGGTCCGGACCGTGGTCAAGGACCCCGCCACCGGCACCGAGATCGAACCCTGGATCTCCGGCACCACCTACGGCCTCGGCGCCTGGTCCTGGACACTGGGGTGCGGGCGGGAGGTCTGGGGCATCGGCGGCGCCATCAGCGGCGCGATGACCTTCTCCTTCGGCACCCGCGACGGAAAACTCCTGGTCGGGCTCGGCATGAACACCGACCAGATGACCCCCGACCTCACCACGGTCCGATCCGTACTCGAGGCGAAACTCTGCCCGGCCGGTCCCTGA
- a CDS encoding GbsR/MarR family transcriptional regulator: protein MPGSRMTREDRRDIEDGLAGGLTYSEIAGRLSRPVSTIGREVARNGGRATYRADQAHRATEGRARRNGPTAVKAAPAGVAAYGRDPQVVHQFEERFTALMVGTGLPRMTARVLACLYATDTGSLTAAELVHRLRVSPASVSKAIGDLETQDLIKRERDARGRRDRYVIDDHVWYRAWLNSVRANLALADTVRQGSDSFGAATPAGARLQDMSQFLQHVSRVLIHAAEDWRRTSAARPRKSTR, encoded by the coding sequence ATGCCGGGTAGCAGGATGACCCGCGAGGACCGCCGGGACATCGAGGACGGGCTGGCCGGTGGGCTCACCTACTCCGAGATCGCCGGGCGGCTGTCGCGGCCGGTGTCCACCATCGGCCGCGAGGTGGCTCGCAACGGCGGACGCGCTACCTACCGGGCCGACCAGGCCCATCGAGCGACCGAAGGGAGGGCGCGCCGGAACGGGCCGACCGCGGTCAAGGCGGCCCCGGCCGGCGTCGCAGCCTACGGCCGTGATCCCCAGGTGGTGCACCAGTTCGAAGAGCGGTTCACCGCGCTGATGGTCGGGACGGGCCTCCCGCGGATGACGGCCAGGGTGCTCGCCTGCCTGTACGCCACCGACACCGGCAGCCTCACCGCCGCCGAACTCGTCCACCGGCTCCGGGTCAGCCCGGCGTCGGTCTCCAAGGCCATCGGGGACCTCGAAACGCAGGATCTGATCAAGCGCGAACGTGACGCCCGGGGACGGCGGGACCGCTACGTCATCGACGACCACGTCTGGTACCGGGCGTGGCTGAACAGCGTCCGTGCCAACCTCGCGCTGGCCGACACCGTCCGCCAGGGTTCCGACAGCTTCGGTGCCGCCACCCCCGCCGGTGCCCGCCTCCAGGACATGAGCCAGTTCCTCCAGCACGTGAGCCGCGTGCTGATCCACGCGGCCGAAGACTGGCGCCGAACCTCCGCCGCCCGCCCCCGGAAATCCACCCGCTGA
- a CDS encoding 2-oxo acid dehydrogenase subunit E2, producing MTTDTPWPWSPARTCARWPGRPWPPRAGTNSAQEIVIPTGIALGIAAATPRGLVVPNIKDAHTLGLLDLAVAINDLATTARAGKTAPEAMTGGTTTITNVGVFGVDTGTPILNSGETAILAVGAIHRQQWIVADGSGERIEPRSILQLALSFDHRVIDGQQGSELLAGTAALLSEPGLAVL from the coding sequence GTGACCACTGACACCCCCTGGCCCTGGTCGCCCGCGCGTACCTGCGCGCGCTGGCCCGGACGCCCATGGCCACCGCGCGCTGGGACGAACAGCGCCCAGGAGATCGTCATCCCCACCGGGATCGCGCTGGGTATCGCCGCCGCCACCCCACGAGGGCTGGTGGTGCCGAACATCAAGGACGCCCACACCCTCGGCCTGCTCGATCTCGCCGTCGCGATCAACGACCTCGCCACCACGGCACGGGCCGGGAAGACCGCACCGGAAGCGATGACCGGCGGCACGACGACCATCACCAACGTCGGCGTCTTCGGCGTCGACACCGGGACGCCCATCCTCAACTCCGGAGAGACCGCGATCCTCGCCGTGGGCGCGATCCACCGTCAGCAGTGGATCGTGGCCGACGGATCCGGCGAACGCATCGAACCCCGGTCGATCCTGCAGCTCGCCCTCTCCTTCGACCACCGGGTCATCGACGGGCAGCAAGGTTCGGAGCTCCTGGCCGGCACCGCGGCGCTGCTGAGCGAACCGGGACTCGCGGTGTTGTGA
- a CDS encoding glutamate cyclase domain-containing protein — protein sequence MNAVDEIEKVVGRTVRRDIGRLVEAAEGDLGRAARSIAEHPAPHVGVICGFFVRHAEPPSPETDGLNGMGQLAAGLREAGVPVTVITDAPCAKAVWAVTKVLPHPVDLEVVAVDDAAVRGLRDRLERAGHPLTHLVAIERCSLGSDGRPHREHGWDISGDTAALDLLYEDEGWTAPWTTIGIGDGGNEIGLGKLPRRILEEDIPNGPLVAATTVAEHAIVAGVANWGAYGLLGALAALRPDLAPQLLKHFTARTEHAILDAAVHIGQAIDDSRVDRPGQLQMTIDRLPLEEHVGIIEAVHRIASTAIAAR from the coding sequence ATGAATGCTGTGGACGAGATCGAGAAGGTCGTGGGGCGGACGGTGCGGCGCGACATCGGGCGCCTGGTCGAAGCCGCCGAGGGAGATCTGGGACGGGCCGCGCGGTCGATCGCCGAGCACCCCGCGCCCCATGTCGGCGTCATCTGCGGCTTCTTCGTCCGGCACGCCGAGCCGCCGTCGCCGGAGACCGACGGGCTCAACGGGATGGGGCAGCTCGCCGCCGGTCTGCGCGAGGCAGGCGTGCCCGTCACGGTGATCACCGACGCGCCGTGCGCCAAGGCCGTCTGGGCGGTGACCAAGGTGCTTCCGCACCCGGTCGACCTGGAAGTGGTCGCCGTGGACGACGCGGCGGTGCGCGGTCTCCGCGATCGGCTCGAACGCGCCGGTCACCCGCTCACCCACCTGGTGGCGATCGAGCGGTGCTCCCTCGGCTCCGACGGCCGGCCCCACCGCGAGCACGGGTGGGACATCTCCGGGGACACCGCGGCGCTGGACCTGCTCTACGAGGACGAGGGCTGGACGGCGCCCTGGACGACCATCGGCATCGGTGACGGCGGCAACGAGATCGGCCTCGGCAAGCTGCCGCGGCGGATCCTGGAGGAGGACATCCCCAACGGGCCGCTGGTGGCGGCCACGACGGTGGCGGAGCACGCGATCGTCGCCGGCGTCGCGAACTGGGGTGCCTACGGCCTGCTGGGCGCCCTGGCGGCGCTGCGCCCCGACCTGGCGCCCCAGCTGCTCAAGCACTTCACCGCGCGGACCGAGCACGCGATCCTCGACGCCGCCGTCCACATCGGACAGGCGATCGACGACAGCCGGGTCGACCGTCCCGGTCAGCTCCAGATGACGATCGACCGGCTGCCCCTCGAAGAGCACGTCGGGATCATCGAAGCGGTACACCGGATCGCGTCGACCGCCATCGCCGCGCGGTGA
- a CDS encoding aspartate/glutamate racemase family protein gives MTVPITLLHATPVAIEPVHAAFRTEWPEAEPADLLDSGLTTARARTPELTGELTSRFVALARYARSTGPAGILATCSAFGKAIEQADAELDVPVVKPNEAMFRAALAHGTSIGMLATFAPSVASMEEEFAAIAQGVPATLRTVLVPGALDVLRAGDAEAHNRLVAAAAPNLADVDAIVLAHFSTARAAPGVREAVAVPVFTAPESAVRALRVAVGG, from the coding sequence GTGACCGTGCCCATCACACTCCTGCACGCGACGCCGGTCGCGATCGAGCCGGTGCACGCGGCGTTCCGGACGGAGTGGCCCGAAGCCGAGCCGGCCGACCTGCTCGACTCCGGCCTCACCACCGCGCGGGCGCGCACCCCTGAGCTCACCGGAGAACTGACGAGCCGGTTCGTCGCGCTCGCCCGCTACGCCCGCTCGACCGGCCCGGCGGGCATCCTGGCGACCTGTTCGGCGTTCGGCAAGGCCATCGAGCAGGCGGACGCCGAGCTCGACGTGCCGGTGGTCAAACCCAACGAGGCGATGTTCCGCGCCGCTCTCGCGCACGGGACGAGCATCGGGATGCTGGCCACCTTCGCCCCGTCGGTGGCTTCGATGGAGGAGGAGTTCGCCGCCATCGCGCAAGGCGTACCAGCCACGCTGCGGACGGTTCTCGTGCCCGGCGCGCTCGACGTCCTCCGCGCGGGCGACGCCGAAGCGCACAACCGGCTCGTCGCCGCCGCCGCGCCCAACCTGGCGGACGTCGACGCGATCGTGCTCGCCCACTTCTCGACCGCACGAGCCGCTCCGGGCGTTCGCGAGGCTGTCGCCGTGCCGGTGTTCACCGCGCCCGAGTCGGCCGTGCGCGCGTTGCGCGTCGCGGTCGGTGGATGA